The following are encoded together in the Phragmites australis chromosome 19, lpPhrAust1.1, whole genome shotgun sequence genome:
- the LOC133900455 gene encoding protein FLOWERING LOCUS T-like, whose amino-acid sequence MFNMSMDPLVVGHVVGDIVDPFITTASLRVFYNNKEMTNGSELKPSQVMNEPRVHIGGRDMRTLYTLVMVDPDAPSPSNPTKRENLHWLVTDIPETTDASFGNEIVPYESPRPTAGIHRFVFILFRQSVRQTTYAPGWRSNFNTRDFAAIYNLGSPVAALYFNCQRENGCGGRRYIR is encoded by the exons ATGTTCAACATGTCTATGGACCCGTTGGTCGTCGGGCATGTCGTGGGGGATATAGTGGATCCCTTCATCACAACCGCATCGCTGAGGGTCTTCTACAACAACAAGGAGATGACGAATGGTTCCGAGCTCAAGCCTTCTCAGGTGATGAATGAGCCCAGGGTCCATATCGGTGGGCGTGACATGAGGACTCTCTACACGCTT GTCATGGTGGACCCTGATGCACCAAGCCCCAGCAACCCTACTAAAAGAGAGAACCTTCATTG GTTGGTGACAGACATTCCAGAGACAACTGATGCCAGTTTTG GCAATGAAATAGTCCCCTATGAGAGCCCACGTCCAACTGCCGGAATCCATCGCTTTGTGTTCATCCTGTTCAGGCAGTCGGTAAGGCAGACCACATATGCTCCGGGGTGGAGATCAAACTTCAACACAAGGGACTTCGCCGCAATCTACAACCTAGGCTCGCCTGTCGCTGCATTATACTTCAACTGCCAGAGGGAGAACGGCTGTGGTGGTAGAAGGTACATTAGATGA